The sequence below is a genomic window from Nitrospirota bacterium.
GTTATACTCCTGTTTCCCGCTGCCGGGTTCTTTTGATGTCGCAGTATAATTACTGCCCATAAAAAGCTTGACATTAATTAATTGCTCTGGTAAGATTGCAAGGTTTCCCAGAGTTTAGAGGACTGTTCACTTTTTATTTTTTTGGAGGAAATGTGCCTACAATAGCACAGTTAGTACGGCAGGGACGCAAGACCCTGATAAAGAAAACGAAATGCCCCGCGCTGAAGTCATGTCCCCAGAAGAGGGGTGTCTGCACCAGGGTCTACACTACCACGCCCAAGAAACCGAACTCAGCATTGAGAAAGGTTGCCAGGGTAAGACTGACTAATGCCATGGAAGTGACTGCCTACATCCCAGGCGTTGGACA
It includes:
- a CDS encoding 30S ribosomal protein S12; translation: MPTIAQLVRQGRKTLIKKTKCPALKSCPQKRGVCTRVYTTTPKKPNSALRKVARVRLTNAMEVTAYIPGVGHNLQEHSIVMIRGGRVKDLPGVRYHIIRGTLDSQGVNDRKRSRSKYGTKKPK